From a single Aminobacterium mobile DSM 12262 genomic region:
- a CDS encoding sulfite exporter TauE/SafE family protein, which produces MSLLGGCLLFLAGVISGFVNVTAGGGSMLTLPLLVFLGMDMSVANATNRIGILMQNIVASSKFYKEKTFTLREAFFFVLPACLGSVAGTFLALELNEAVLRIVVSILISIMAVQLVMKPKMWERQFQRKVPPWVLQIVFFFIGVYGGFIQAGVGFFFIWALAGLAGYDLLHSNAIKVVVILSYTCISLLLFASRGLVQIGAGVAIALGTMIGGFIGAKFSLVKGNKWLRWILAVVVFISAGKMIYDVVFMIR; this is translated from the coding sequence GTGACGGCAGGAGGCGGAAGTATGTTAACCCTTCCGCTCCTTGTTTTTTTAGGAATGGACATGAGTGTTGCCAATGCTACGAACCGCATTGGAATTTTGATGCAAAATATTGTGGCTTCCAGCAAGTTTTATAAAGAGAAAACTTTCACCCTAAGGGAAGCCTTCTTTTTTGTTCTTCCAGCATGTTTAGGATCTGTAGCAGGAACATTCTTAGCGTTAGAGTTGAATGAAGCAGTGTTAAGAATTGTAGTATCTATACTTATCTCTATTATGGCTGTTCAGCTTGTAATGAAGCCTAAAATGTGGGAGAGGCAGTTTCAGCGTAAAGTTCCCCCTTGGGTCCTTCAGATTGTTTTTTTCTTTATAGGGGTATATGGTGGCTTCATTCAGGCGGGTGTTGGTTTCTTCTTCATCTGGGCTTTAGCAGGCCTTGCCGGATACGACCTTTTACACTCTAATGCTATTAAAGTTGTCGTTATTTTAAGTTACACATGCATTAGTTTGCTTCTTTTTGCCTCGCGAGGACTTGTTCAGATAGGCGCTGGAGTGGCGATAGCTTTGGGAACGATGATAGGTGGTTTTATAGGAGCCAAATTTAGCCTCGTTAAGGGGAATAAGTGGCTCCGGTGGATTTTAGCTGTCGTAGTCTTTATTTCCGCCGGTAAGATGATATATGATGTCGTGTTCATGATTCGGTAA
- a CDS encoding asparaginase, with the protein MPKRGKIALVVAGGQMSLKGEEETSRQSSKSGETMLSWLPKDLPFEIILVDWSHQPSSHYTMRMTTDLVQILNKLVVDGIDGIVVSSGTDTLEEMSYLADLMWTYPQPVIFTAATRPYEEIGSDAVLNLTQAVIAASSQKCWGLGVLVCMQDQLFAASEITESANHRRNAFLAPDRGPVGEVMGKNIDILRLHKRGKVLAGSFAPARNVELVTSSLGGGELVLKLLAETSEKDLDGLVVAGFGDGSVPPSWIPFLRKILRDNIPIVITSRCIKGRTRPSYTFEGSLDRLLELGAYDGGSLKPVQARLKLAVALGAGLKGNDLQKYLLDL; encoded by the coding sequence ATGCCCAAAAGAGGAAAGATCGCATTGGTTGTAGCTGGAGGCCAGATGAGCCTAAAGGGGGAAGAAGAAACAAGCCGCCAGTCCTCTAAAAGTGGAGAGACCATGCTTTCTTGGCTTCCAAAAGATTTGCCTTTTGAAATCATATTAGTTGACTGGAGTCATCAACCTAGCAGTCACTACACAATGCGTATGACTACCGACCTCGTTCAGATTCTCAATAAATTGGTTGTAGATGGGATCGACGGCATTGTAGTTTCCAGTGGTACAGACACTCTTGAAGAGATGTCATATCTTGCAGATCTTATGTGGACATATCCTCAGCCTGTTATATTTACAGCTGCTACTCGCCCGTATGAAGAGATCGGGTCTGATGCCGTGCTCAATCTCACTCAAGCTGTAATCGCTGCTTCTTCTCAAAAATGCTGGGGACTTGGAGTACTTGTTTGTATGCAGGATCAGCTTTTTGCCGCATCAGAAATTACAGAGAGTGCAAATCATAGAAGAAATGCTTTTCTAGCACCTGATCGAGGGCCAGTAGGAGAAGTTATGGGGAAAAACATTGATATTCTTCGCCTTCATAAGAGGGGAAAGGTCTTAGCAGGCTCTTTCGCCCCCGCAAGAAACGTAGAGCTTGTTACGTCAAGTTTAGGTGGCGGAGAGCTTGTCCTCAAGCTGCTAGCAGAAACATCTGAAAAGGATCTAGACGGATTGGTAGTAGCCGGATTTGGCGACGGCTCTGTGCCTCCGTCATGGATACCCTTTCTGCGGAAAATACTAAGAGACAATATTCCAATAGTTATTACTTCCCGTTGCATAAAGGGGAGGACCCGTCCTTCTTACACTTTCGAAGGAAGCCTTGACCGTTTACTCGAGTTAGGGGCCTATGATGGCGGAAGCCTGAAACCTGTCCAAGCCAGATTGAAACTAGCAGTAGCTCTTGGTGCAGGATTAAAAGGAAACGATTTGCAAAAATATTTGCTTGACTTGTAA